One Bythopirellula goksoeyrii genomic window, GCCGATCTCACGGGTCAGGCAAACCACTTAGGTGTAACTATCCAGGCAGATATTATCAAGCAAAAGTTGCCAGAGAACAACGGCGGCTACAATGCTCTGAAGTTTGGCAAGACTTCGCCGAAGGTCTACGATGAGTTGACCACAGATAATCCGATCGACTTGTGCCGCTATCAGGTTGCCAACTGCTATATGGGAAGATGTGGCCTGATCAATTCAGGAGGTGCATCTAGCGGCAGCGGCGATTTGGCAGAAGCGGTCCGTACTGCGGTCATCAACAAGCGTGCCGGTGGCATGGGATTGATTAGCGGCCGAAAGGCGTTCCAACGTCCCATGGCTGAGGGGGTGCAGTTGCTCAACGCAATCCAAGATGTGTATCTCGATGAGCAAGTGACGATTGCATGATTCTGGCCTTTTCACGTCCATGGTGGTGTAGAGAGAGTCAAATCATTGCTGTTCTGCACCGCCATGGGGCGTAATTTTGCCAAATCGGAGTACGTTTTTGGACAATTCACTTGAGAACGGGTGGAAAGGCCGATCCTTAAATGCTCCGTCTATCACCCAGTTACCTTTGGTCTCTAAGGCAGCATCTGATTGCCCTGTTATCGATACTTGCAATTGTCATCCATCTTTTGATGCGTTTTGGAGGGCTTGGCCCGTCAAGGTTGGTTGACATCCCATTGGTAGTCGCCTTAATCATGGGCGGAGTACCACTGGTTATTGAACTTCTCGTCAAGTTGTTTCGCGCCGAGTTCGGCTCGGACATGTTGGCTGGGATCTCGATAGTGACTGCAGTTTTGCTCGGTGAGTATCTTGCCGGTACCCTCGTGGTGTTGATGCTATCGGGTGGTGAAGCTCTGGAGGCCTATGCCGTCCGCAGCGCTTCGTCGGTTCTGCAAGCCCTGGCCCGCCGCATGCCTTCGATTGCTCATCGAGTGCAGGACTCGACTCTCGAAGACGTAAAGTTGGATGCCATTGTTCCTGGAGACTCGCTTGTCATCCTTCCACACGAGATCTGCCCAGTCGACGGCGAGGTAATCGAGGGGCATGGTGTCATGGACGAATCCTATCTAACTGGCGAGCCCTACTTGATGTCCAAGACACCCGGCGCAGCAGTCCTCTCCGGGGCTGTAAATGGGGAATCTGCACTGACGATTCGAGCAACGAAACTCGCGGTGGACTCTCGATACGCCAAGATCATGGAGGTCATGCAGGTAACCCAACAGAGGCGTCCGCAACTCAGGCGACTTGGCGACCAGCTAGGGGCATGGTATACGCCGCTGGCTGTGGCAATTGCAGTGGCGGCATGGGTAATCAGCCACGAGCCGATCCGCTTTCTTGCAGTACTAGTTATTGCGACTCCGTGTCCGCTATTGATTGCCATTCCTGTAGCGATCATTGGTTCAATCTCGCTCGCAGCAAAGCGAGGTATCGTCGTTAAGGATCCAGTCGTACTTGAGCGAATCGACAGTTGTCGTACGGCCATCTTTGATAAGACGGGGACATTGACTTACGGACGACCGCATTTGACCGAGAAGCTCACGGTTGACGGCATTGACCAGAATGAGCTATTCAAATTGGTGGGCAGTGTTGAGCGATATTCCAAGCATCCACTCTCACAAGCTATTGCCGATGAGGTTCGAAGAAAAAGCATTTCACTTCGTGAGGTCAGCGACATCAGTGAGCGGCCTGGTGAGGGTTTGCGAGGTCGGGTCGATGGACACACCGTTTGGATCACCAGCCGCAAGCAACTCTTGGCGGCCAATCCCAGTGCCGCAGAGAAACTTCCGCCTGTGGTTAGCGGAATGGAGTGTGTTGTCGAGCTTGACGGAAAATATGCGAGTACCTATCGCTTTCGAGATGAGCCTCGCAAAGAAGGGGCTGAATTCATTCATCATCTCGAGCCGAAACATCGATTTGACCGGGTGCTGCTGGTCTCGGGGGACCGTTCGTCGGAGGTGGAATATTTGGCAGAGAGAGTAGGAATCACTGAGATTCATGCTGGCCAAAGTCCAGAGGAGAAGGTCGCAATCGTTGAAAGGGAAAATGAACATACCAGCACGATGTTTGTAGGGGACGGCATCAACGACGCACCTGCGTTGATCGCAGCGACCGTTGGAGTTGCGATTGGCCAAGACAGCGACGTGACGACGGAAGCCGCCGGTGTCGTTATCTTGGACAGTTCGCTGGAAAAGGTGGACGAATTCATGCACATCAGCCGGCGGATGAGACGAATTGCACTGCAGAGTGCAGTCGGTGGGATGGCGTTGAGTATTGTGGGAATGGGTTTCGCCGCGGCGGGATATCTGTCACCCGTTGCGGGTGCTGTCCTGCAGGAGGTTATCGATGTCTTTGCCGTGCTTAACGCGTTACGTGTGTCTCTACCTCCAGAGTCCCTCACGGATTTTTGAATCTGTGATTTCGAATCGAGGTTAAGGTGCTGCAATTGAATTTGACTCGATATTCGATACCTTTGTGCTGCACAGCGCGCTGATTTTGTGACATAAGACAGTCGCAGGATTTCCACGCTATAGACGACATGACCAGACATCACACTGTCGTGCAGATTATTCGAAGAGTCTTAAGGCCGCCAACCGCTGGTTCCTGACCCCAATACAGCTACAGCAACAGTGACATTCCGCAGAAAGACTGCTTTTTCATTCGCTCTAGTCAGTGATTTTTCGATCTCATCTCAAATAGGACAATGCCGAGCTTCTTGAGGCTCATCCGCAATGTTAAATTTGTTCATGGGCCACATTTGAGCCCACGGAGAACTACATCGCCAATTGCGACCACAGCACCCCAGCCGCGATGGCCGAGCCGATTACACCGGCGACGTTTGGTGCCATGGCATGCATGAGCAGGTGATTTTGGGGATCCTCGTTCAATCCTACCATATGCACGACCCTCGCTGAATCGGGAACCGCTGATACTCCTGCTGCGCCAAGCAGGGGATTGATAGGTTCATGTAGAAACAGATTCATTAGTTTTGCGAATAGAATGCCGCCCCCCGTTGCCACGGCGAAAGATAGGGCCCCCAGCACAAAAATCAGAATGGACGTGGGCTGCAGGAAATAACTTGCACTGGTGCTGGCACCGACGCAAAAGCCCAACAAGATTGTCACAATGTCGATAAACACGGTGCGTGCCGTATTTGCTAGTCGTTCAGTAACCGTACATTCCTTGAGCAGATTACCAAAGAAGAGCATTCCGATTAGCACCAATGCGCCTGGTGCCAGGAGTGTGCATATCAAGAATGCAGCGATTGGGAATATAATCCGCTCGCGCCGAGAGACGTGCCGAGGACGTTTCATCCTAATAAGGCGTTCTTCGTGAGAGGTCAACAAGTACATGATCGGAGGTTGGATCACCGGAACAAGGGCCATGTAGGAATAGGCCGCGATTGCGATTGCACCCAAAAGCGAAGGGGCCAGTTTTGAAGACAAGAAAATTGCAGTTGGTCCATCGGCACCGCCAATGATGCCGACAGCACCCGATTCCTGAGGGGTGAATCCAAGGCAAAGGGCTCCCAGAAAAGTAAGAAACACACCGATCTGAGCTGCGGCTCCCAGCAATACGAGTTTGGGGTTTGAGAGCATCGTCGAGAAGTCCGTCATGGCGCCGATCCCCAAAAAGATCAGTGGTGGATAGACACCTTTCTCTACTCCGAAGTAGAGATACCGCAAGACACTTCCTTCATCATAAACTCCGAGGCTCATGCCCTGGACTGCAGGGATATTTCCCACGACTATTCCAAAACCAATCGGAATAAGCAGTAGTGGTTCGTAGTGTTTGGCAATGGCTAGATAAACAAACGCAAGACCAATCGCGATCATCGCGAGATTGCCCAACTGCATATTCGGAAAGGCAGTCGTTTGGTAGAGTTGAATGGCTTTGGAGCTTAGGTAGTCAACGAACTCCATGGATAGTTGCTCCGATCAATACCAGATTCAAATTCTTTGAATTAGTCAGTTGTGCGGTTTATGAGAGGCATGGATTTCCCAGCGCCCCTGCTGTGGCCAGGCCATTTCGCGACTTGTGAGTTCACGAGTATGAATGATGCGATGAGGCTTTCCCAAGGCCTCGGAGACAGCCGCGGCAATAACGGCGATTACCTCATCGGGAATCTCTTCTCCGCGCGGTTTAGGTGGTATCAGCAATTGTTCAGCTTGGGGTAGATACTTATCAAGCAGCGCCATGATGTGGGGAAGCTTGGAAATAAAAGTACTGACAAGTACCAGCGCAACGAACACGATAAACATCCCCATAATTGCTAGCGGGAGACCCGTATCATGCCAGAGCGGCTCAAGGCTGAAATGGAGCGATATCGCTAGTGTTAGAGGATGCATCAACGTACCAATATTGAATATCTACCGCGTTTTTCTATGAAACTGAAAGATAGAGACCTAGTCTGCTATTCCAGGGCGAGTAATTCTTGCCCTTCTTGAACATTGTCACCCTCTCGAACACTGATCGAGACGACTGTCCCCGACAAGGAGGCAGTAATCTTGTTGTCCATCTTCATAGCCTCCAAGACTAGTAACACTGTCCCAGAAGCAACTTCGTCGCCCTGCTTCACGAATATCGACTTGATTACTCCTGCCATGGGGCTTAACACGGCTCCGTCCGAGTGACTCGTAGAAGGCGCCCCAGCTGCCGGCGCTGGTGCAGAAACCTGCGCGGGAGGGATGTGCTTGCTTGTGGACTGAGAACCAGAGAGATGGGCCGTGGGAACTTCTTCTCCGAGCACTTCAACCGTTACATCGTACGACTTCTTTCCTACCGTGATTCTGAGTTTTTTCATGCTTGATTCTATCGGGCTCGTGTTTCAATTATGTGCGTTAAAGGGGTATCAAGCCATGTTTTTTGGGTGGCCGGATCGCCCGTTTTGTGACGGTATTGCGTAAAGCCAACGACACCACTGAGCGGGTTTGAGAAGGTTCAATCACGTCGGTAATCATGCCGTGAGCTGCTGCCATATATGGGGACGCAAATTTCTCTTGGTACTCATCGATAAGTTGCTGTCTCAGTGCTGGCTTGTCTTCTGTCGCTTCGAGTTCCTTGCGGTACAGTACATTGACGGCCCCCTCGGCACCCATCACAGCGATTTCGGCAGTCGGCCAGGCGAACACAATATCTGCACGCAGATCTCGACTACACATCGCCAGGTAGGATCCCCCATAGGCCTTGCGGACAATGACTGTGATCTTAGGGACGGTTGCCGAGGCATAGGCGAAGAGCATCTTTGCTCCATGGCGGATAATGCCCCCACGTTCTTGACCCACGCCGGGCAAGAAACCTGGAATATCTACCAAGGTGAGCAGTGGAACATTGAATGCATTGCAGAACCTAATGAAGCGAGCTCCCTTATCCGAGGCGTCGATGTCGAGGGATCCCGCTTTGACGTTTGGCTGATTGGCAATGATGCCGACTACCATGCCATCGATCCGACCGAATCCAACGATCAGGTTGGTGGCAAAATCCCGATGGACTTCGAGAAACTGACTGCCATCTACCAGTCGATCAATAATCGCCTGCATATCGAGTGGTGCTTTGGCATCCTCGGGAACTAATTCGTTCAAAACTTCATCCGGGTCGAGGGATATATCTGTTGTCGGACGATGAGGAGGGTCCTGCATATTGTTGGGAGGTAAGTAGGATAGCAAATCCTTAGCAAGCTGGATCGCGTGCTCATCGTTGTCGGCAATAAAATGCACATTCCCGCTGATACTCGCGTTTGCTACCGCACCACCGATCTCTTCCATCGTGGCATCGACCCCCGTGACCGCTTTGATCACTTGGGGACCGCAAATGAACATGTTTGCATTCTCGCGCGTCATGATCAGGAAGTCCATGAGAGCGGGAGAGTAGGCTGCCCCACCTGCGCAATTGCCCGCAATGATTGCAATCTGGGGAATGGAACCCGAGAGCATCACATTGCGATAAAAAACTTGCCCGTAACCGGAAAGCGATTCCACGGCCTCTTGGATTCGAGCTCCACCCGAATCATTGATCGCGACGAATGGCATGCCACATTCCAGGGCATAATCCATGACGTCACAAATCTTCTTGGCATGCCGTTGCCCCAGAGCACCGCCACCAACAGTGAAGTCTTGGCTAAACGAAGCAACTGGCAGACCGTCGACATGTCCAACGCCAGTGATTACCCCATCACAGGGGAGCTTCGTCTTCTCCATGCCAAAATCATGACAAGCATGTTCGACGTGCATTCCCCATTCCTGAAATGTTTCAGCATCAAAGAGACATTCGAGTCGCTCGCGAGCTGAAAGTTGGCCTCGGGCATGCTGTTTATCGCGTCTGCCCTGTCCCCCACCAAGCAGGGCAGTCTGTCGGTGCTCAGAAAGAGAGTCCAATAATTCCTTGCGGATACTCATAGGGTATTTTCACACTTGATGCGGCCGGCAAGGCACATCATCCTTCATCAATGTACTTGAAAGACAAACTGAGCCTCGTGCGGTACAGGATTTTCCCATCTTCGAGCTTGAGATCCATTTTGGTCACCTCAGCGATGCGCAAATCCCGCAGCGTTCGGCGTGCGATCTCTATTCCATTCTTGGCGGCATCGTCCCAGGAGACCTCACTGGTTCCGACAATCTCGATTACCTTGTAAAGACTCATAAACATAGTACTCCATAGCTGAATGAGAGTTCATGAAAGCGACTGAGTACGGATACTCTAGCACCTCACCGGAACCTCATTCAAGGGACGCATAGCGATCAGATATCCAAATTCTCTCTGGATTCCAATTGCTTGATACGATCTTCAAGTTCTTCAATCCTTTGAGCCAGTTGTGCTTTCTCATCAAGAGATTTCTTGGGGGACCCGTTGGCAGGCTTAAACCCATCCATCCAGGCCTTAGCCCAATGCATTGGATTCACCAAGTCTTTCGCACTTGCAGTATGCCGCTGGAGATAGTCGAGGTAAGTCAAGGAATGCTGGAAATAATCTCTTAGGAAGTCGGTTACCATTTCGTTCGAGCGGACGATGCTGTGCAACATATCCACTGGAAACAATGAGATATTTTCAGGTTGGCGGTCGAGAA contains:
- a CDS encoding heavy metal translocating P-type ATPase; this translates as MLRLSPSYLWSLRQHLIALLSILAIVIHLLMRFGGLGPSRLVDIPLVVALIMGGVPLVIELLVKLFRAEFGSDMLAGISIVTAVLLGEYLAGTLVVLMLSGGEALEAYAVRSASSVLQALARRMPSIAHRVQDSTLEDVKLDAIVPGDSLVILPHEICPVDGEVIEGHGVMDESYLTGEPYLMSKTPGAAVLSGAVNGESALTIRATKLAVDSRYAKIMEVMQVTQQRRPQLRRLGDQLGAWYTPLAVAIAVAAWVISHEPIRFLAVLVIATPCPLLIAIPVAIIGSISLAAKRGIVVKDPVVLERIDSCRTAIFDKTGTLTYGRPHLTEKLTVDGIDQNELFKLVGSVERYSKHPLSQAIADEVRRKSISLREVSDISERPGEGLRGRVDGHTVWITSRKQLLAANPSAAEKLPPVVSGMECVVELDGKYASTYRFRDEPRKEGAEFIHHLEPKHRFDRVLLVSGDRSSEVEYLAERVGITEIHAGQSPEEKVAIVERENEHTSTMFVGDGINDAPALIAATVGVAIGQDSDVTTEAAGVVILDSSLEKVDEFMHISRRMRRIALQSAVGGMALSIVGMGFAAAGYLSPVAGAVLQEVIDVFAVLNALRVSLPPESLTDF
- a CDS encoding sodium ion-translocating decarboxylase subunit beta, with the translated sequence MEFVDYLSSKAIQLYQTTAFPNMQLGNLAMIAIGLAFVYLAIAKHYEPLLLIPIGFGIVVGNIPAVQGMSLGVYDEGSVLRYLYFGVEKGVYPPLIFLGIGAMTDFSTMLSNPKLVLLGAAAQIGVFLTFLGALCLGFTPQESGAVGIIGGADGPTAIFLSSKLAPSLLGAIAIAAYSYMALVPVIQPPIMYLLTSHEERLIRMKRPRHVSRRERIIFPIAAFLICTLLAPGALVLIGMLFFGNLLKECTVTERLANTARTVFIDIVTILLGFCVGASTSASYFLQPTSILIFVLGALSFAVATGGGILFAKLMNLFLHEPINPLLGAAGVSAVPDSARVVHMVGLNEDPQNHLLMHAMAPNVAGVIGSAIAAGVLWSQLAM
- a CDS encoding OadG family protein is translated as MHPLTLAISLHFSLEPLWHDTGLPLAIMGMFIVFVALVLVSTFISKLPHIMALLDKYLPQAEQLLIPPKPRGEEIPDEVIAVIAAAVSEALGKPHRIIHTRELTSREMAWPQQGRWEIHASHKPHN
- a CDS encoding biotin/lipoyl-containing protein; amino-acid sequence: MKKLRITVGKKSYDVTVEVLGEEVPTAHLSGSQSTSKHIPPAQVSAPAPAAGAPSTSHSDGAVLSPMAGVIKSIFVKQGDEVASGTVLLVLEAMKMDNKITASLSGTVVSISVREGDNVQEGQELLALE
- a CDS encoding acyl-CoA carboxylase subunit beta, encoding MSIRKELLDSLSEHRQTALLGGGQGRRDKQHARGQLSARERLECLFDAETFQEWGMHVEHACHDFGMEKTKLPCDGVITGVGHVDGLPVASFSQDFTVGGGALGQRHAKKICDVMDYALECGMPFVAINDSGGARIQEAVESLSGYGQVFYRNVMLSGSIPQIAIIAGNCAGGAAYSPALMDFLIMTRENANMFICGPQVIKAVTGVDATMEEIGGAVANASISGNVHFIADNDEHAIQLAKDLLSYLPPNNMQDPPHRPTTDISLDPDEVLNELVPEDAKAPLDMQAIIDRLVDGSQFLEVHRDFATNLIVGFGRIDGMVVGIIANQPNVKAGSLDIDASDKGARFIRFCNAFNVPLLTLVDIPGFLPGVGQERGGIIRHGAKMLFAYASATVPKITVIVRKAYGGSYLAMCSRDLRADIVFAWPTAEIAVMGAEGAVNVLYRKELEATEDKPALRQQLIDEYQEKFASPYMAAAHGMITDVIEPSQTRSVVSLALRNTVTKRAIRPPKKHGLIPL
- a CDS encoding dodecin family protein, producing MSLYKVIEIVGTSEVSWDDAAKNGIEIARRTLRDLRIAEVTKMDLKLEDGKILYRTRLSLSFKYIDEG
- a CDS encoding polyhydroxyalkanoate synthesis regulator DNA-binding domain-containing protein → MSEEVVQIKRYPNRRFYSRNDSKYVSLQDIEKLIREGRTIEISDSQSGESLTRSVLAQIILDRQPENISLFPVDMLHSIVRSNEMVTDFLRDYFQHSLTYLDYLQRHTASAKDLVNPMHWAKAWMDGFKPANGSPKKSLDEKAQLAQRIEELEDRIKQLESRENLDI